A window of Drosophila subobscura isolate 14011-0131.10 chromosome E, UCBerk_Dsub_1.0, whole genome shotgun sequence contains these coding sequences:
- the LOC117891763 gene encoding SH3 and multiple ankyrin repeat domains protein 1 isoform X10, giving the protein MDATSGPGAFDDEPPPEPRDGWLLVRIHVPELNVYKCLQFPSERLVWDVKQQVLASLPKVAFWFKELKESFNYGLFAPPSNGKAGKFLDEERRLGDYPFNGPVGYLELKYKRRVYKMLTLDERQLKALHTRANLRRFLECINGGHVEKIAKMCAKGLDPNFHCSESGETPLSVATGAKKPNKVLIALVNGGALLDYRTKDGTTALHRAVEHDSLEAVSTLLELGASPNYRDGRGITPLYISITRKCESKITESLLHDHATLGIQDSQGWNEVHQACRHGLVQHLEHLLFYGADMDGRNASGNSPLHVCAVNNQEACARMLLFRGAQRGAQNFANQTPYQVAVIAGNLELAEVIENYKSEDIVPFRGPPRYNPKRRSGIGWLSANGAAGAALLAAAGGGLGGAMINGNGIGSGSGSGTVNGSVGGGGLMMMMMHQNHQQQQHQHQQNHPSNPHHLHHQHQHQHQLQLHQLQLHGPPSPCPSEHMLGAYSSASSSLSEGSSGHRSHEDDISIVTDKSLGDTSDIISDSSGVGTNSDSAACSIGHPSTTVVCMEPYVGNTVGHIRLQPGDVIEVVGSTDCGLLEGYVRGTNQSGFFPADCVQEVNLRQKHITNVMTASTGMPAPQQAPLQPQQQQQPSSSASYQGSPQLSLGGHSGSSSTLLQQPHHSPSLSMTSNGSCQQPQSQSQQQQQQAESNGGAGAPSNNNNSIGQYSSATAPRIKKSAYNAPRSVVLHRAKRGFGFILRGAKASSQLMQLRPSERFPALQYLDDVDPGGVADMAGLRPGDFLLTINGEDVSAASHEQVVEMIRSAGALVNMTVISPQFPHQMQATVQYLPSGARAGSQHLSSGPSTPQTSHRQCATLPRKMSMGPGSHGGSSAGGSVRMAPMPPRRDPKTTLSVGRARAKSMVAGLENGGEKEDDVPHTKSNSVESIATSIAASASTSNGNGNGNGNGNNNQTGPGTPVQLRTASIKARPTSSRITAAELEELFQRQQGDGSAANASRYATMMTSSRFQSGTDSGAATPPATNGSPMRSGPLVYGSVAEMKRKTARSKHGGIIGTGNGTLRGKPVATPTVGGAGLVGGAGGRDLKRFHSTPDLHGAQLHGSVSSIWQAAGKGHHSQDDVATLHASLQRLNTMEGKGGAGQVLPPPNHPPPPPPVGQVVKVETRSSVSEYESTVSLQQKLKKRAENDAVTSAAIDGVQSSFNPSANAKIYASPQELRNVMAWKLRQAQEKPPQETSASSQQQQQQPQQPQAQHQVSSQYAAPTQMRPQQQQQQQQQPQQPTGVPASHYAAPQVQVQQQQQQQQPSPQSPPAPPPPQSQFQPAPVAVQQAAQNGNGSASGGGGGAPPIPEPDYSCSESDGEDENSILVARNTKLNEKIALFDVPETSGNSQASGSSSNSGSASISHSLSVEEIQRIRSNLKTSKSSPNGFAKKSEEEQQQQQVQQQPQRSPQTPSRRSRQ; this is encoded by the exons GAACTGAAGGAGAGCTTCAACTACGGCCTCTTTGCACCGCCCTCGAACGGGAAGGCGGGAAAGTTTCTGGATGAAGAGCGTCGGCTGGGCGACTATCCATTCAACGGGCCCGTCGGCTACTTGGAG CTCAAGTACAAGCGACGCGTATACAAAATGCTGACCCTGGACGAGCGCCAGCTGAAGGCGCTGCACACGCGTGCCAATCTGCGTCGCTTCCTCGAGTGCATCAACGGCGGGCATGTGGAGAAGATTGCCAAGATGTGTGCCAAGGGACTGGACCCGAACTTCCACTGCTCGGAGAGCGGCGAGACACCGTTGAGCGTGGCGACCGGTGCCAAGAAACCCAACAAAGTGCTCATTGCTCTGGTCAATGGCGGAGCTCTGTTGGATTACCGGACCAAGGACGGCACCACGGCACTGCACCGGGCTGTAGAGCACGACTCCCTGGAGGCGGTCAG TACCCTTCTCGAGCTTGGTGCGTCGCCCAACTATCGCGATGGGCGTGGCATCACTCCCCTTTACATCTCGATCACCAGAAAGTGCGAATCGAAGATCACGGAGAGCCTGCTCCATGACCATGCGACGCTGGGCATCCAGGATAGCCAGGGCTGGAACGAGGTCCATCAG GCCTGCCGGCACGGGCTGGTTCAGCACTTGGAACACCTCCTGTTCTACGGTGCTGACATGGATGGCCGCAATGCGTCCGGCAATAGCCCGCTGCATGTGTGCGCCGTCAACAACCAAGAGGCTTGTGCCCGAATGCTTCTCTTTCGGGGCGCCCAGCGCGGTGCCCAGAACTTTGCCAACCAAACTCCCTATCAG GTGGCTGTCATAGCTGGCAACTTGGAGCTGGCCGAAGTCATTGAGAACTACAAATCGGAGGATATTG TACCCTTCCGCGGACCGCCGCGCTACAATCCAAAGCGGCGCTCGGGCATCGGTTGGCTGAGCGCCAATGGGGCCGCCGGTGCAGCTCTGCTGGCTGCGGCTGGCGGTGGTCTTGGTGGTGCAATgatcaatggcaatggcatcggaagtggcagtggcagtggcaccgTCAACGGCAGTGTTGGCGGTGGGggtctgatgatgatgatgatgcatcagaaccaccagcagcaacagcatcaacaCCAACAGAACCATCCCAGCAATCCACATCAtctgcaccaccagcaccaacaccagcaccagcttcagctgcatcagttgcagctgcacggTCCGCCCTCGCCATGCCCCTCGGAGCATATGCTGGGCGCCTACAGCTCGGCCAGCTCCAGCCTCTCCGAGGGCTCCTCGGGACACCGTTCACACGAGGACGACATCAGCATTGTGACAG ACAAATCGCTGGGCGATACGAGCGACATCATCAGCGACTCGTCGGGTGTGGGCACCAACTCGGACTCGGCCGCCTGCTCGATTGGACACCCCAGCACCACTGTGGTGTGCATGGAGCCGTATGTCGGCAACACAGTGGGCCACATCCGACTGCAGCCCGGCGACGTCATCGAGGTGGTGGGCAGCACCGACTGCGGCCTCCTCGAGGGCTATGTCAGGGGCACCAATCAGTCGGGCTTCTTCCCCGCCGACTGCGTCCAGGAGGTCAATCTGCGGCAGAAGCACATCACCAATGTGATGACCGCCAGCACGGGCATGCCCGCTCCCCAGCAGGCTCCGCTTcagccccaacagcagcagcagccatcctcctccgcctcgTACCAGGGATCGCCACAGCTCAGCCTTGGCGGCCACTCGGGCAGCTCGAGcaccctgctgcagcagccccacCACTCGCCCTCGCTCTCGATGACCAGCAACGGCTCCTGCCAGCAGccccagtcacagtcccagcagcagcagcagcaagcagagagCAACGGCGGAGCTGGAGCCcctagcaacaacaacaactccatTGGACAGTACAGCAGCGCCACGGCGCCGCGTATCAAGAAGAG CGCCTACAATGCCCCACGATCGGTGGTGCTGCACCGTGCCAAGCGCGGCTTCGGCTTCATTTTGCGTGGGGCCAAGGCCAGCTCCCAGCTGATGCAGCTGCGACCCTCGGAGCGTTTTCCGGCTCTGCAGTACTTGGACGACGTGGATCCGGGCGGTGTGGCGGACATGGCCGGACTGCGGCCGGGCGACTTCCTGCTGACCATCAACGGGGAGGACGTGAGCGCCGCCTCGCACGAGCAGGTGGTGGAGATGATCCGCTCGGCGGGTGCCCTGGTCAATATGACGGTGATATCGCCGCAGTTCCCCCACCAGATGCAGGCCACTGTCCAGTATCTGCCCAGCGGGGccagggcaggcagccagcacttGTCGAGTGGTCCGAGCACACCGCAGACTTCGCACCGCCAGTGCGCCACGCTGCCACGCAAGATGTCAATGGGACCGGGCAGCCATGGCGGCTCCTCGGCCGGGGGCAGTGTGCGGATGGCACCCATGCCGCCGCGAAGGGACCCCAAGACGACGCTGAGCGTGGGTCGTGCCAGGGCCAAGTCCATGGTGGCTGGCCTCGAAAACGGCGGCGAGAAGGAGGACGATGTGCCGCACACCAAGTCCAATTCGGTGGAGTCCATTGCCACGTCTATAGCGGCGTCGGCGTCCAcaagcaacggcaacgggaacggcaatggaaatggcaacaacaatcagaCGGGACCCGGCACCCCCGTCCAGCTGCGCACGGCCAGCATCAAGGCTCGTCCCACGTCCAGTCGGATTACGGCcgccgagctggaggagctgttccagcggcagcagggcGATGGCAGCGCCGCCAATGCCAGCCGCTATGCGACCATGATGACCAGCTCCCGGTTCCAGTCCGGCACAGACAGTGGCGCGGCCACGCCGCCCGCCACGAACGGATCCCCCATGCGGAGCGGACCCCTGGTCTACGGCAGTGTGGCGGAAATGAAGCGCAAGACGGCCAGGAGCAAGCATGGCGGCATCATCGGCACTGGCAACGGTACGTTGCGTGGCAAGCCagtggccacgcccacagtgGGTGGAGCTGGTTTAGTGGGCGGCGCTGGGGGACGCGACTTGAAGCGATTCCACTCGACGCCCGATCTGCACGGTGCCCAGCTGCACGGCTCAGTGTCGTCCATCTGGCAGGCGGCCGGCAAGGGTCATCACTCGCAGGACGATGTGGCCACGCTGCACGCTTCGCTGCAGCGTCTGAACACCATGGAGGGCAAGGGCGGAGCCGGACAAGTGCTTCCCCCACCCAATCATcccccaccgccaccgcctgtCGGCCAGGTGGTCAAGGTGGAGACCCGAAGCAGCGTCTCGGAGTACGAGAGCACCGTCTCcctgcagcagaagctgaagaagcGGGCCGAGAACGATGCCGTGACCAGTGCGGCCATCGATGGCGTCCAGAGCAGCTTCAATCCCTCGGCCAACGCCAAGATCTATGCCTCGCCCCAGGAGCTGCGCAACGTGATGGCCTGGAAGCTGCGCCAAGCGCAAGAGAAGCCGCCCCAGGAGACCTCCGCGagctcacagcagcagcaacagcagccacagcagccacaggcacagcacCAGGTCAGTTCCCAGTATGCAGCTCCCACACAGATGCGtcctcagcaacaacaacaacaacaacagcagccacagcagcccaCTGGAGTGCCCGCCTCCCACTATGCGGCGCCTCAggtgcaagtgcagcagcagcaacagcaacaacagccttCACCCCAGTCCCCGCctgcaccaccgccaccacagTCACAATTTCAGCCAGCGCCTGTTGCAGTTCAGCAAGCAGCacagaatggaaatggaagtgccagtggaggtggaggtggagcacCACCCATACCAGAGCCGGACTATAGCTGCAGCGAGTCGGATGGGGAGGACGAGAACTCAATTTTGGTGGCGCGCAACACGAAACTCAACGAGAAGATAGCCCTGTTCGATGTGCCAGAGACCAGCGGCAACAGTCAGGCCAG tggcagcagctcaaacTCTGGCAGTGCGTCCATCTCGCATTCGTTGTCGGTGGAGGAGATACAACGCATACGCAGCAATCTCAAGACCTCCAAGTCATCGCCCAACGGCTTCGCAAAGAAGtcagaggaggagcaacaacagcagcaggtgcaacagcagccaca GCGAAGCCCACAGACACCATCAAGAAGAAGCCGACAGTGA
- the LOC117891763 gene encoding SH3 and multiple ankyrin repeat domains protein 1 isoform X5, whose product MDATSGPGAFDDEPPPEPRDGWLLVRIHVPELNVYKCLQFPSERLVWDVKQQVLASLPKVAFWFKELKESFNYGLFAPPSNGKAGKFLDEERRLGDYPFNGPVGYLELKYKRRVYKMLTLDERQLKALHTRANLRRFLECINGGHVEKIAKMCAKGLDPNFHCSESGETPLSVATGAKKPNKVLIALVNGGALLDYRTKDGTTALHRAVEHDSLEAVSTLLELGASPNYRDGRGITPLYISITRKCESKITESLLHDHATLGIQDSQGWNEVHQACRHGLVQHLEHLLFYGADMDGRNASGNSPLHVCAVNNQEACARMLLFRGAQRGAQNFANQTPYQVAVIAGNLELAEVIENYKSEDIDKSLGDTSDIISDSSGVGTNSDSAACSIGHPSTTVVCMEPYVGNTVGHIRLQPGDVIEVVGSTDCGLLEGYVRGTNQSGFFPADCVQEVNLRQKHITNVMTASTGMPAPQQAPLQPQQQQQPSSSASYQGSPQLSLGGHSGSSSTLLQQPHHSPSLSMTSNGSCQQPQSQSQQQQQQAESNGGAGAPSNNNNSIGQYSSATAPRIKKSAYNAPRSVVLHRAKRGFGFILRGAKASSQLMQLRPSERFPALQYLDDVDPGGVADMAGLRPGDFLLTINGEDVSAASHEQVVEMIRSAGALVNMTVISPQFPHQMQATVQYLPSGARAGSQHLSSGPSTPQTSHRQCATLPRKMSMGPGSHGGSSAGGSVRMAPMPPRRDPKTTLSVGRARAKSMVAGLENGGEKEDDVPHTKSNSVESIATSIAASASTSNGNGNGNGNGNNNQTGPGTPVQLRTASIKARPTSSRITAAELEELFQRQQGDGSAANASRYATMMTSSRFQSGTDSGAATPPATNGSPMRSGPLVYGSVAEMKRKTARSKHGGIIGTGNGTLRGKPVATPTVGGAGLVGGAGGRDLKRFHSTPDLHGAQLHGSVSSIWQAAGKGHHSQDDVATLHASLQRLNTMEGKGGAGQVLPPPNHPPPPPPVGQVVKVETRSSVSEYESTVSLQQKLKKRAENDAVTSAAIDGVQSSFNPSANAKIYASPQELRNVMAWKLRQAQEKPPQETSASSQQQQQQPQQPQAQHQVSSQYAAPTQMRPQQQQQQQQQPQQPTGVPASHYAAPQVQVQQQQQQQQPSPQSPPAPPPPQSQFQPAPVAVQQAAQNGNGSASGGGGGAPPIPEPDYSCSESDGEDENSILVARNTKLNEKIALFDVPETSGNSQASGSSSNSGSASISHSLSVEEIQRIRSNLKTSKSSPNGFAKKSEEEQQQQQVQQQPQPHPVAGPGEDECDTSSSVVGNDQEGLMAIAGAAAGAASVAAKPTDTIKKKPTVTIVEEPKTIPDQPMTSSKPMAKTTISIGGASAGAATTTLTVKQLVQQQHAPAIQQQQQQQQQQQLGSKPTATVATMASNINMKALGGNNATSVMSPQVLGRIPNVHHHQQQQQQQLQQQANPNQKLIATQQQILQQQQQQLAHQQHLQQILKAKAAAAGGASNTAALVAKHQQQLHKGNSGHESEMEQRSDLEDDDGELSPSPPAKAFQRHNSLTRKQAAAIAMQRGVTRTSAVSLMQLPPPLEADSDGEPSQHTLQRQHPHPHPHQLQLQQQQQQQQIQQQQQMATHIVGVLPSGQLVAVASGAVAGVPGGAAVAQPGNNNMQLCTENLVLAPPPQFCDCNDAKHAPQSQPHLPGSQYHPQQHQNQQQQQLQQHQLQQQQQQQQQLQQQQLQQLQQQQQQQQQQQQQQQMLHHHQRLSGGAGAGAVGTLGRVRIVGSMPKANHHRLH is encoded by the exons GAACTGAAGGAGAGCTTCAACTACGGCCTCTTTGCACCGCCCTCGAACGGGAAGGCGGGAAAGTTTCTGGATGAAGAGCGTCGGCTGGGCGACTATCCATTCAACGGGCCCGTCGGCTACTTGGAG CTCAAGTACAAGCGACGCGTATACAAAATGCTGACCCTGGACGAGCGCCAGCTGAAGGCGCTGCACACGCGTGCCAATCTGCGTCGCTTCCTCGAGTGCATCAACGGCGGGCATGTGGAGAAGATTGCCAAGATGTGTGCCAAGGGACTGGACCCGAACTTCCACTGCTCGGAGAGCGGCGAGACACCGTTGAGCGTGGCGACCGGTGCCAAGAAACCCAACAAAGTGCTCATTGCTCTGGTCAATGGCGGAGCTCTGTTGGATTACCGGACCAAGGACGGCACCACGGCACTGCACCGGGCTGTAGAGCACGACTCCCTGGAGGCGGTCAG TACCCTTCTCGAGCTTGGTGCGTCGCCCAACTATCGCGATGGGCGTGGCATCACTCCCCTTTACATCTCGATCACCAGAAAGTGCGAATCGAAGATCACGGAGAGCCTGCTCCATGACCATGCGACGCTGGGCATCCAGGATAGCCAGGGCTGGAACGAGGTCCATCAG GCCTGCCGGCACGGGCTGGTTCAGCACTTGGAACACCTCCTGTTCTACGGTGCTGACATGGATGGCCGCAATGCGTCCGGCAATAGCCCGCTGCATGTGTGCGCCGTCAACAACCAAGAGGCTTGTGCCCGAATGCTTCTCTTTCGGGGCGCCCAGCGCGGTGCCCAGAACTTTGCCAACCAAACTCCCTATCAG GTGGCTGTCATAGCTGGCAACTTGGAGCTGGCCGAAGTCATTGAGAACTACAAATCGGAGGATATTG ACAAATCGCTGGGCGATACGAGCGACATCATCAGCGACTCGTCGGGTGTGGGCACCAACTCGGACTCGGCCGCCTGCTCGATTGGACACCCCAGCACCACTGTGGTGTGCATGGAGCCGTATGTCGGCAACACAGTGGGCCACATCCGACTGCAGCCCGGCGACGTCATCGAGGTGGTGGGCAGCACCGACTGCGGCCTCCTCGAGGGCTATGTCAGGGGCACCAATCAGTCGGGCTTCTTCCCCGCCGACTGCGTCCAGGAGGTCAATCTGCGGCAGAAGCACATCACCAATGTGATGACCGCCAGCACGGGCATGCCCGCTCCCCAGCAGGCTCCGCTTcagccccaacagcagcagcagccatcctcctccgcctcgTACCAGGGATCGCCACAGCTCAGCCTTGGCGGCCACTCGGGCAGCTCGAGcaccctgctgcagcagccccacCACTCGCCCTCGCTCTCGATGACCAGCAACGGCTCCTGCCAGCAGccccagtcacagtcccagcagcagcagcagcaagcagagagCAACGGCGGAGCTGGAGCCcctagcaacaacaacaactccatTGGACAGTACAGCAGCGCCACGGCGCCGCGTATCAAGAAGAG CGCCTACAATGCCCCACGATCGGTGGTGCTGCACCGTGCCAAGCGCGGCTTCGGCTTCATTTTGCGTGGGGCCAAGGCCAGCTCCCAGCTGATGCAGCTGCGACCCTCGGAGCGTTTTCCGGCTCTGCAGTACTTGGACGACGTGGATCCGGGCGGTGTGGCGGACATGGCCGGACTGCGGCCGGGCGACTTCCTGCTGACCATCAACGGGGAGGACGTGAGCGCCGCCTCGCACGAGCAGGTGGTGGAGATGATCCGCTCGGCGGGTGCCCTGGTCAATATGACGGTGATATCGCCGCAGTTCCCCCACCAGATGCAGGCCACTGTCCAGTATCTGCCCAGCGGGGccagggcaggcagccagcacttGTCGAGTGGTCCGAGCACACCGCAGACTTCGCACCGCCAGTGCGCCACGCTGCCACGCAAGATGTCAATGGGACCGGGCAGCCATGGCGGCTCCTCGGCCGGGGGCAGTGTGCGGATGGCACCCATGCCGCCGCGAAGGGACCCCAAGACGACGCTGAGCGTGGGTCGTGCCAGGGCCAAGTCCATGGTGGCTGGCCTCGAAAACGGCGGCGAGAAGGAGGACGATGTGCCGCACACCAAGTCCAATTCGGTGGAGTCCATTGCCACGTCTATAGCGGCGTCGGCGTCCAcaagcaacggcaacgggaacggcaatggaaatggcaacaacaatcagaCGGGACCCGGCACCCCCGTCCAGCTGCGCACGGCCAGCATCAAGGCTCGTCCCACGTCCAGTCGGATTACGGCcgccgagctggaggagctgttccagcggcagcagggcGATGGCAGCGCCGCCAATGCCAGCCGCTATGCGACCATGATGACCAGCTCCCGGTTCCAGTCCGGCACAGACAGTGGCGCGGCCACGCCGCCCGCCACGAACGGATCCCCCATGCGGAGCGGACCCCTGGTCTACGGCAGTGTGGCGGAAATGAAGCGCAAGACGGCCAGGAGCAAGCATGGCGGCATCATCGGCACTGGCAACGGTACGTTGCGTGGCAAGCCagtggccacgcccacagtgGGTGGAGCTGGTTTAGTGGGCGGCGCTGGGGGACGCGACTTGAAGCGATTCCACTCGACGCCCGATCTGCACGGTGCCCAGCTGCACGGCTCAGTGTCGTCCATCTGGCAGGCGGCCGGCAAGGGTCATCACTCGCAGGACGATGTGGCCACGCTGCACGCTTCGCTGCAGCGTCTGAACACCATGGAGGGCAAGGGCGGAGCCGGACAAGTGCTTCCCCCACCCAATCATcccccaccgccaccgcctgtCGGCCAGGTGGTCAAGGTGGAGACCCGAAGCAGCGTCTCGGAGTACGAGAGCACCGTCTCcctgcagcagaagctgaagaagcGGGCCGAGAACGATGCCGTGACCAGTGCGGCCATCGATGGCGTCCAGAGCAGCTTCAATCCCTCGGCCAACGCCAAGATCTATGCCTCGCCCCAGGAGCTGCGCAACGTGATGGCCTGGAAGCTGCGCCAAGCGCAAGAGAAGCCGCCCCAGGAGACCTCCGCGagctcacagcagcagcaacagcagccacagcagccacaggcacagcacCAGGTCAGTTCCCAGTATGCAGCTCCCACACAGATGCGtcctcagcaacaacaacaacaacaacagcagccacagcagcccaCTGGAGTGCCCGCCTCCCACTATGCGGCGCCTCAggtgcaagtgcagcagcagcaacagcaacaacagccttCACCCCAGTCCCCGCctgcaccaccgccaccacagTCACAATTTCAGCCAGCGCCTGTTGCAGTTCAGCAAGCAGCacagaatggaaatggaagtgccagtggaggtggaggtggagcacCACCCATACCAGAGCCGGACTATAGCTGCAGCGAGTCGGATGGGGAGGACGAGAACTCAATTTTGGTGGCGCGCAACACGAAACTCAACGAGAAGATAGCCCTGTTCGATGTGCCAGAGACCAGCGGCAACAGTCAGGCCAG tggcagcagctcaaacTCTGGCAGTGCGTCCATCTCGCATTCGTTGTCGGTGGAGGAGATACAACGCATACGCAGCAATCTCAAGACCTCCAAGTCATCGCCCAACGGCTTCGCAAAGAAGtcagaggaggagcaacaacagcagcaggtgcaacagcagccacaaccacacccAGTAGCAGGTCCAGGCGAAGACGAGTGTGACACTAGCAGCTCGGTGGTAGGAAACGATCAAGAAGGTTTGATGGCCatagcaggagcagcagcaggagcagcatctgTAGCTGCGAAGCCCACAGACACCATCAAGAAGAAGCCGACAGTGACCATTGTGGAGGAGCCGAAGACTATACCCGATCAGCCCATGACCAGCAGCAAGCCCATGGCCAAGACCACAATCAGCATAGGAGGAGCAAGTGCAGGAGCAGCCACCACAACGCTGACTGTCAAGCAGTtggtgcaacagcagcacgcTCCCGCtatacaacagcagcaacaacagcaacagcagcagcagctcggcagCAAGCCGACAGCAACAGTGGCCACAATGgccagcaacatcaacatgaAAGCTCTTGGCGGCAACAATGCCACATCAGTGATGAGTCCGCAGGTTCTGGGACGCATACCCAACGtgcatcaccatcagcagcagcagcagcagcaactgcaacagcaggcTAATCCCAACCAGAAATTGAttgccacgcagcagcagattctgcagcaacagcagcagcagctggcccaCCAGCAACATCTTCAGCAGATCCTCAAGGCgaaggcagccgccgccgggGGAGCTAGCAACACGGCCGCCTTGGTGGccaagcatcagcagcagttgcacaAGGGAAACAGCGGCCACGAATCGGAGATGGAGCAGCGTTCCGACCTAGAGGACGACGACGGAGAATTGAGTCCCTCGCCGCCTGCTAAGGCATTCCAGCGGCACAACTCGCTCACCCGCAAGCAGGCAGCGGCCATTGCCATGCAGCGGGGCGTGACTCGCACCTCGGCCGTCTCGCTGATGCAGTTACCGCCGCCCTTAGAGGCCGACAGCGATGGTGAGCCTTCACAGCACACACTGCAACGtcagcatccacatcctcatccgcaccagctccagctgcagcagcagcagcaacagcagcagatccaacaacagcagcagatggccaCGCATATTGTGGGCGTATTGCCCAGCGGACAGTTGGTAGCTGTTGCctctggtgctgttgctggtgtgcCGGGCGGAGCGGCTGTGGCGCAGcctggcaacaacaatatgCAGCTATGCACCGAGAACTTGGTCCTGGCGCCACCGCCGCAGTTCTGCGATTGTAACGATGCCAAGCACgcgccgcagtcgcagccccATCTGCCTGGCAGCCAATACCATCCTCAGCAGCAtcaaaatcagcagcagcagcaactccagcagcatcaactccagcaacagcaacagcaacagcagcaattgcagcagcaacaactgcagcagcttcaacagcaacagcagcaacaacaacaacagcagcagcaacaacagatgctgcaccaccaccagcgtCTGTCtggtggtgctggagctggagcggtgGGCACCTTGGGACGTGTGCGCATCGTTGGCTCCATGCCCAAGGCCAATCACCATAGACTGCACTAG